Part of the bacterium genome, TACCTGGATCATGAATCCTTTTTCCCCATCTACGAGGCGGCGGCGGCCCTCAAGGTGCCCATCATCGTTCATCCCACGAATCCGGCCGGCATCGCACAGATGAAGGATTACCATCTGTTCAACGTGGTGGGGTTCACGGCGGAGAGTTCGAACAGCATCGGCCGCCTCATGTTTTCCGGAATATTCGACCGTCTTCCCGATCTGCAGTTCATCTTCCTCCACGGCGGGGGGGCGGCGCCCTATCTCCTCGGCCGCTACACCCATGCGTGGAAGCACCGCCCCGAGTGCAAAAACGCAAAACGCTCTCCCCTCGAATACCTGCAGTCGAATTTTTATCTCGATATGCTGGTCTTCTACCCGCCCACGGTTCGTTTTCTGGTGGATATTATGGGGAGCGACCGCGTGATGCTCGGGACCGACCTTGCCTACGACATGACAGATCACGATGTTGTGGATACCCTCGCATCGGCGGGCCTGAGCCAGGAGGAATACGAGCAGATCAGCCACAAGAACGCCCAGGCACTCTTCGGCCTCTGATATGCGTTTTCGCTCACACCCGCTCTCCGGCAGCTGAGGCCCCCACCGATGTGGCCCACTTGGGAAGAGAC contains:
- a CDS encoding amidohydrolase family protein, whose product is MHIDVHCHIFPKEHIDLIEKEGPRYGVKIFIDDQGRKRADVKGELHPPLEPFMDLDIRFKTMEKMRLDMNVLSFSSRPGVYWADEGLAEELCQAANDGYARMIAAHPDKLSALAAIPAQDAARSVRELERAVTKLGLKGGYMGTNVNGRYLDHESFFPIYEAAAALKVPIIVHPTNPAGIAQMKDYHLFNVVGFTAESSNSIGRLMFSGIFDRLPDLQFIFLHGGGAAPYLLGRYTHAWKHRPECKNAKRSPLEYLQSNFYLDMLVFYPPTVRFLVDIMGSDRVMLGTDLAYDMTDHDVVDTLASAGLSQEEYEQISHKNAQALFGL